In Deinococcota bacterium, the following are encoded in one genomic region:
- a CDS encoding CoA pyrophosphatase: MLLPLLAAPEGLLVLFTVRSSGMSSHAGQIAFPGGRVDEGETVEQAALRETEEEIGLRVKGAELWGRLDDQVSPARFVVTPVVAALAWPQTLVLNPGEVDEVFTAPLAELRALTPRSEARQLYGLSRRIHYYDWRGRLIWGMTANILKNFMDVTEGL; this comes from the coding sequence CGGAGGGCCTGTTGGTCCTCTTCACGGTGCGCTCGAGCGGCATGAGCTCGCACGCCGGGCAGATAGCCTTTCCCGGCGGCCGGGTGGACGAGGGCGAGACGGTCGAGCAGGCCGCCCTGCGCGAGACCGAGGAGGAGATCGGCCTGCGGGTGAAGGGGGCGGAGCTGTGGGGCCGCCTCGACGATCAGGTCTCGCCCGCGCGCTTCGTGGTGACCCCGGTGGTGGCCGCCCTGGCTTGGCCGCAGACGCTTGTGCTCAATCCCGGCGAGGTGGACGAGGTCTTTACCGCGCCGCTCGCCGAACTGCGCGCGCTTACGCCCCGCAGCGAGGCGCGCCAGCTCTACGGCTTGAGCCGCCGCATCCACTACTACGACTGGCGGGGGCGTCTCATCTGGGGCATGACCGCCAACATCCTCAAAAACTTCATGGACGTCACCGAAGGCCTCTGA
- a CDS encoding AAA family ATPase, whose protein sequence is MKRRELKVLHGELKRTFSSGAIVEALQGAGVPTDAAILLARGFEKTLKNRDDKTIELSELMTRLVALVAKEIGSVEAARLKRQTPPFVPLMVRGKAKGETTPFSKRTLAASLEKIDLSFKDAYSVARHVEGRLRLGGYETIGERELMHVTALSLEALLGRDQRLKYEAELEAPTDILIREASGSKMPYSRGILAQSLMALGLGPQLSHGVAKRAEEVLWRLGTREVPRPQLRRVVRGLLVQEAGIDFARRYELLRSVRRPHKPIVVMIGGVSGVGKSTLATELAYRLGISRIVSSDSVRQALRSLISEELSPALHASSFGAWRTELLPGETSTAAPKRKRVVRGFQMQVQQLNTALSAIIDRNVEEQTSVVMEGIHIVPGFMSGARTDGATVVELVLAVGDAELHRGRFEKRDAETRQRRPMNKYLEHFAEIRMLQDFIKKRAGEEGMSVLEGGDLDAAVEQAIDIILEAVLHDLPEGEPVALEAGDPGSDLGSDPDADGAAGVAAGADAETLKAS, encoded by the coding sequence ATGAAGCGGCGTGAGCTCAAGGTGCTCCACGGCGAGCTGAAGCGCACCTTCTCCTCGGGCGCCATCGTCGAGGCGCTGCAGGGCGCGGGCGTGCCGACCGACGCGGCCATCTTACTGGCGCGCGGCTTCGAGAAGACGCTCAAAAACCGCGACGACAAGACGATCGAGCTCTCCGAGCTGATGACGCGTCTCGTGGCGCTCGTAGCCAAGGAGATCGGCAGCGTGGAGGCCGCGCGGCTGAAGCGCCAGACGCCGCCCTTCGTGCCGCTCATGGTGAGGGGCAAGGCCAAGGGGGAGACCACGCCCTTTTCCAAACGGACCCTGGCCGCGTCGCTGGAAAAGATCGACCTCTCCTTCAAGGACGCCTACAGCGTGGCGCGCCACGTCGAGGGGCGCCTGCGCCTGGGAGGCTACGAGACCATCGGCGAGCGCGAGCTCATGCACGTGACCGCGCTGAGCTTAGAGGCGCTCTTGGGCCGTGACCAGCGGCTCAAGTACGAGGCCGAGCTCGAGGCCCCTACCGACATTCTTATTCGCGAGGCCTCGGGAAGCAAGATGCCCTACTCGAGGGGCATCCTGGCGCAGTCGCTGATGGCCTTGGGCCTCGGCCCGCAGCTCTCGCACGGCGTCGCCAAGCGCGCCGAGGAGGTGCTCTGGCGGCTCGGCACGCGCGAGGTGCCGCGGCCTCAGTTGCGGAGGGTGGTGCGCGGCCTGTTGGTGCAGGAGGCGGGCATCGACTTCGCCCGGCGCTACGAGCTCCTGCGCAGCGTGCGCCGCCCGCACAAGCCCATCGTGGTGATGATCGGTGGCGTCTCGGGGGTGGGCAAGTCCACGCTGGCGACCGAGTTGGCCTACCGCCTGGGCATCTCGCGCATCGTCTCCTCGGACTCGGTCAGGCAGGCCTTGCGCTCCCTTATCAGCGAGGAGCTCAGCCCGGCCCTGCACGCCTCGAGCTTCGGTGCCTGGCGGACCGAGCTCCTGCCCGGCGAGACCAGCACGGCCGCGCCCAAGCGCAAGCGGGTGGTGCGCGGCTTTCAGATGCAGGTGCAGCAGCTCAACACCGCGCTCTCGGCCATCATCGACCGCAACGTCGAGGAGCAGACCTCGGTGGTGATGGAGGGCATCCATATCGTGCCCGGCTTCATGAGCGGGGCGCGCACCGACGGGGCCACGGTGGTCGAGCTCGTCCTCGCGGTCGGCGACGCCGAGCTGCACCGCGGCCGCTTCGAAAAGCGTGACGCCGAAACGCGGCAGCGCCGCCCCATGAACAAATACCTGGAGCACTTCGCTGAGATCCGCATGCTCCAGGACTTCATCAAGAAGCGCGCCGGCGAAGAGGGTATGAGCGTCCTCGAGGGCGGCGACTTAGACGCGGCCGTCGAGCAGGCCATCGACATCATTCTGGAGGCGGTCTTGCACGACCTGCCCGAGGGGGAGCCGGTGGCGCTGGAAGCCGGCGACCCGGGTAGCGACCTGGGTAGCGACCCGGACGCCGATGGGGCCGCCGGCGTGGCTGCCGGCGCGGACGCCGAGACGCTCAAGGCGAGCTGA
- a CDS encoding YqiJ family protein, producing the protein MLEWWNFMFLLPLVSGLALALGVALVGAGFGGGEDGGAEASAGEELGGEQEASEDGGKGLLQFLSFFGFGRGLPLSVLLPILLVSWGIAGLLLNGLLSAFLAPLVFAPLSALLGFGLASLLGRALAGGFSRLFGGGETATRTGGLVGCVGTAVFTVKPDEGTANIRDPFGNIHRIACRVPEGEASIAPGGEVLVTAFEARDQVYYVAPLAASLAQDVARERSGTRAAAAMPKGEAS; encoded by the coding sequence ATGCTCGAGTGGTGGAACTTCATGTTCCTGTTGCCGCTGGTATCGGGTCTGGCGCTGGCGCTCGGCGTGGCGCTGGTGGGCGCTGGCTTTGGCGGAGGAGAGGACGGTGGCGCAGAAGCGAGTGCCGGCGAAGAGCTGGGGGGCGAGCAAGAGGCGAGCGAGGACGGCGGCAAGGGCCTCTTACAGTTCTTGAGCTTTTTCGGCTTTGGCCGCGGCCTGCCCCTGTCGGTCTTGCTGCCCATTCTGCTGGTTTCGTGGGGAATTGCCGGCCTGCTCCTGAACGGCTTGCTGTCAGCCTTCTTAGCGCCGCTCGTCTTCGCGCCGCTGTCGGCGCTCTTGGGCTTTGGGCTGGCCTCCTTGCTGGGCCGCGCGCTCGCGGGGGGCTTCAGCCGCTTGTTTGGGGGCGGCGAAACCGCCACGCGCACGGGCGGGCTGGTAGGTTGTGTGGGAACGGCCGTCTTCACCGTCAAGCCCGACGAGGGCACCGCCAACATCCGTGACCCTTTCGGCAACATTCACCGCATCGCTTGTCGCGTGCCTGAGGGCGAGGCCAGCATCGCGCCCGGCGGCGAGGTTCTGGTCACCGCGTTTGAAGCGCGGGACCAGGTCTACTACGTCGCGCCCCTTGCCGCGAGCCTGGCGCAAGACGTCGCGCGGGAACGGAGCGGAACTCGAGCTGCGGCAGCGATGCCCAAAGGAGAGGCAAGCTGA